One Anabas testudineus chromosome 15, fAnaTes1.2, whole genome shotgun sequence genomic window carries:
- the parga gene encoding poly(ADP-ribose) glycohydrolase — protein sequence MDSQRSGTAEIKPEDVVNDAPKTNLTDGKDELFCGPPKDETTEDCIQTKNAPDDVVSQPSMDYGSADGLDESDLSGSRSDEAQTQYSNGHKSKRPSSPGPHPVKTTCVDTHSSNPKLALCLSPRKGASTSNDVEMLSPDSPIGKTILFNNSADKEHEGSVCADSGFSNAKAVESQQFVNNSDSGCLAKEKPHVVTMGTQDAEIAECSGLSDVNQDLIGCKSGVIFESVSPPYIDKGWRGTPINELNRMPQCAPPLSHLKAVPNHTVAVRTDLLREGEVPVPYPTKFKDAWDDVSVKMPCSEKNLFPMETEDGGGVQSRWELIQTALQGGFKSSLDVRDAILRYNTAHAKRWDFTALNLLCTEYLEHCEVQHLFEVILPAMVDLALSAPRLCTMPIPLLKSRMNHSLTLSQEQIACLLANAFFCTFPRRNSRKSEYCNYPEINFYRLFEGSSPRKIEKLKTLLCYFRRVTQTRPKGLVTFTRQMLINPPNWERSQTQLTHLHITCEGTIEDDGYGMLQVDFANMYVGGGVTGHGLVQEEIRFLINPELIVSRLFTEALEYNECLIITGTEQYSKYSGYAESYKWKDSYTDETPRDDWQRRCTEIVAIDALKYRNFLDQFLPEKMTRELNKAYCGFFRNNAHSKHLSAVATGNWGCGAFGGDTRLKALIQLMAAAEAGRDVAYFTFGDAQLMRDVHEMHTFLTERQVTIGQLYTLLNQYSSVVCKNCLTTRPDVSLYSFIYERVSSATPTNVPDSAKDSGMSPATLDSH from the exons ATGGATTCTCAAAGAAG TGGGACTGCTGAAATCAAGCCAGAGGATGTAGTTAATGATGCGCCAAAAACAAACTTAACAGATGGAAAAGATGAACTCTTTTGTGGACCACCAAAGGATGAAACTACAGAAGACTGTATACAAACAAAGAACGCACCAGATGACGTAGTATCTCAGCCGTCAATGGATTATGGGTCTGCGGATGGGCTGGATGAATCTGACCTTTCTGGCAGCAGAAGTGACGAAGCTCAAACACAATATTCTAATGGACATAAATCTAAGAGGCCTAGTTCACCTGGTCCCCACCCTGTTAAAACAACCTGTGTCGATACACACTCTTCAAACCCCAAACTCGCCCTCTGTCTTAGTCCTAGGAAGGGTGCGAGTACGTCCAATGATGTGGAGATGCTGAGTCCTGACAGTCCGATCGGTAAAACCATTCTCTTCAACAACTCCGCAGATAAGGAGCATGAAGgcagtgtttgtgcagattCTGGCTTTTCAAATGCTAAAGCAGTGGAGTCTCAGCAGTTTGTCAACAACTCTGATTCTGGATGTCTGGCCAAAGAAAAACCCCATGTGGTTACCATGGGGACTCAGGATGCTGAGATAGCAGAGTGCAGTGGCTTATCTGATGTGAACCAGGACTTAATTGGATGCAAGTCAGGTGTAATTTTTGAAAG TGTTTCACCACCATACATAGACAAAGGATGGCGGGGGACACCCATAAATGAGCTGAACAGAATGCCCCAATGTGcccctcctctgtctcactTGAAAGCAGTGCCTAACCACACTGTCGCAGTCAGG ACGGATCTCCTCAGAGAGGGCGAGGTCCCTGTCCCATATCCCACTAAGTTCAAAGATGCGTGGGATGATGTGTCAGTGAAGATGCCCTGCTCTGAGAAGAATTTGTTTCCTATGGAGACTGAG GATGGAGGTGGCGTCCAAAGTCGTTGGGAGCTGATTCAAACTGCCTTGCAGGGAGGGTTCAAAAGCTCTCTGGATGTGAGG GATGCAATATTAAGATACAACACGGCCCATGCAAAGAGATGGGACTTCACTGCCCTGAACCTTCTTTGCACAGAG TATCTTGAGCACTGTGAGGTACAGCACTTGTTTGAGGTTATACTACCAGCCATGGTCGACCTTGCACTCAGCGCTCCACGCCTCTGCACCATG CCAATTCCCTTACTGAAGTCAAGGATGAACCATTCCCTGACTCTGTCTCAGGAGCAAATAGCCTGTCTTCTGGCCAATGCCTTCTTCTGCACATTCCCCAGACGCAACTCACGCAAATCAGAGTACTGCAATTATCCTGAAATCAACTTCTACAG GTTGTTTGAAGGTTCTTCACCAAGAAAAATTGAGAAATTGAAAACCCTGCTGTGTTACTTCAGGAGAGTTACACAAACCA GACCCAAGGGTCTTGTTACATTCACAAGACAAATGTTGATCAATCCACCAAACTGGGAAAG gtCCCAGACTCAGCTAACACACCTACATATCACTTGTGAGGGGACGATAGAGGATGATGGATACGGGATGCTGCAG GTAGATTTTGCGAATATGTATGTAGGTGGAGGCGTAACTGGACATGGACTGGTCCAGGAAGAAATCAGGTTCCTCATCAACCCTGAACTTATTGTCTCTCGCCTCTTCACTGAAGCTTTGGAATACAATGAATGCCTCATCATCACAG GCACtgaacagtacagtaaatattctGGTTATGCAGAGAGTTACAAATGGAAGGACAGCTACACAGATGAGACCCCAAG GGATGACTGGCAGAGACGATGTACAGAGATTGTGGCCATCGATGCTCTTAAATACAGGAACTTCTTAGATCAGTTTCTCCCTGAGAAGATGACCAGAGAACTTAACAAG GCATACTGTGGGTTCTTCCGAAATAATGCCCACAGCAAGCACCTATCTGCAGTAGCCACAGGGAACTGGGGCTGTGGAGCCTTTGGTGGAGACACGCGACTCAAAG CCCTGATTCAGTTGATGGCCGCAGCCGAGGCTGGCAGGGACGTGGCGTACTTCACATTTGGAGACGCTCAGCTTATGAGAGATGTTCATGAAATGCACACTTTCCTCACCGAGAGACAAGTCACCATTG GGCAGCTTTACACCCTTTTGAACCAGTATTCCAGTGTCGTGTGTAAGAACTGCCTCACGACTCGGCCTGATGTCAGCCTCTACAGTTTCATCTATGAGAGGGTTTCTTCTGCCACACCCACCAATGTCCCAGACTCTGCCAAGGATTCTGGGATGTCACCTGCAACGTTAGACTCTCATTAA